In the genome of Pelobacter seleniigenes DSM 18267, one region contains:
- the lpdA gene encoding dihydrolipoyl dehydrogenase: MSLEVVVPEVSEGVTEGTVTSIAVAVGDLVEADQTLLELETDKAVVAIPSPSAGKVKEIRVAEGEQAKVGAVIVILDEVEADDRQGPAAPQESAEEKNEESSTPPAEAKEEPAPQSAPTDGPVDAELVVVGAGPGGYAAAFKAVELGLSVTLIDPEENPGGVCLYRGCIPSKALLHVAKLVSEAEESNAIGVSFSKPKIDVERVREWKNEVVGKLTGGLGGKVKQKKVNYIRGTATFKNSTTLQVTNIDGETSELTFKQAILATGSRPIMLPGVEPGSKMIIDSTGALELADVPKSLLVIGGGYIGLELGSAYAAMGSKVSVVEMTDGLLPGCDRDLVSVLKRRLDKKFEEILLKTKVVELKEQKNGVAVILEDKKGEQSKRRFDKVLISIGRRPNTENLGLENTAIKVTQKGFVEVDGQQRTAEPHIFAIGDIAGEPMLAHKAYGEANVAAEAAVGRKAVFDPRAIPAVVFTDPEIAWCGLTETAAREQQIKITTAKMPWRGNGRTLTLGREDGMTKLIVDKDTDRVLGVAVAGPGAGELIAEGVVAMEMAAVAEDLRKSIHPHPTLSETIYEAAEMLFKP; this comes from the coding sequence ATGTCGTTAGAGGTTGTTGTCCCGGAAGTTTCCGAAGGAGTGACCGAAGGCACCGTTACTTCCATTGCCGTGGCCGTGGGTGACTTGGTTGAAGCGGACCAGACCCTGCTGGAACTGGAAACGGATAAAGCGGTTGTTGCCATCCCCTCACCGAGTGCCGGCAAGGTCAAAGAGATCCGGGTGGCGGAAGGGGAGCAGGCTAAAGTCGGCGCGGTGATCGTCATTCTGGATGAGGTTGAGGCCGATGACCGGCAGGGGCCCGCAGCACCACAAGAGTCTGCTGAGGAAAAAAACGAGGAGAGTTCTACCCCACCCGCGGAAGCGAAGGAAGAGCCTGCGCCGCAAAGCGCCCCCACGGACGGCCCTGTCGATGCCGAGCTGGTTGTTGTCGGTGCCGGGCCCGGCGGCTATGCAGCCGCCTTCAAGGCCGTTGAGCTGGGTTTGTCAGTGACCCTGATCGACCCGGAGGAGAATCCGGGCGGAGTCTGTTTGTACCGCGGCTGTATTCCCTCCAAGGCCCTGCTTCATGTCGCCAAACTGGTTTCTGAAGCCGAAGAATCGAATGCCATCGGGGTGAGCTTCAGCAAGCCGAAAATCGATGTCGAGCGAGTCCGGGAGTGGAAGAACGAAGTGGTCGGAAAACTGACCGGCGGCCTGGGTGGCAAGGTCAAACAGAAGAAAGTGAACTATATCCGGGGGACGGCCACATTCAAAAATTCCACGACCCTGCAGGTGACCAACATCGATGGAGAGACCAGCGAGCTGACCTTCAAGCAGGCGATCCTTGCCACCGGGTCGCGGCCGATCATGCTGCCCGGGGTCGAACCCGGGAGCAAAATGATCATCGATTCGACCGGCGCGCTGGAGCTGGCGGATGTGCCCAAGTCACTGCTGGTGATCGGCGGCGGCTATATCGGCCTGGAGCTGGGTTCGGCCTACGCTGCCATGGGCAGCAAGGTCTCGGTGGTGGAGATGACTGACGGGTTGCTGCCGGGCTGTGACCGGGATCTGGTCTCGGTGCTTAAACGTCGGCTCGATAAAAAATTCGAGGAGATCCTGCTCAAGACCAAGGTTGTCGAGCTGAAAGAACAGAAGAACGGGGTTGCCGTGATCCTGGAAGATAAAAAAGGAGAGCAGAGCAAGCGCCGTTTCGACAAAGTGCTGATCTCCATTGGCCGCCGTCCGAACACCGAAAATCTGGGTCTGGAGAATACCGCCATCAAGGTGACCCAAAAGGGTTTTGTCGAGGTCGATGGCCAGCAGCGTACCGCCGAACCGCATATCTTTGCCATCGGTGATATCGCCGGTGAGCCGATGCTGGCCCACAAGGCTTACGGTGAGGCCAACGTCGCTGCCGAAGCGGCAGTCGGCCGTAAGGCGGTCTTTGATCCCCGGGCAATTCCAGCGGTGGTCTTTACCGATCCGGAGATCGCCTGGTGCGGGCTGACCGAAACAGCGGCCCGGGAACAGCAGATCAAAATCACCACCGCCAAGATGCCCTGGCGCGGCAACGGTCGGACCCTGACCCTGGGGCGGGAGGACGGCATGACCAAGTTGATCGTGGATAAGGACACCGACCGGGTGTTGGGGGTGGCGGTGGCCGGTCCAGGTGCCGGCGAGCTGATCGCCGAAGGGGTGGTGGCCATGGAAATGGCCGCAGTTGCCGAGGACCTGCGCAAGTCGATCCATCCCCACCCGACCCTGTCCGAGACCATTTACGAGGCTGCGGAGATGCTCTTCAAACCCTGA
- a CDS encoding 2-oxo acid dehydrogenase subunit E2 gives MSLEVVVPEVSEGVTQGTVVSIAVAVGDEVEADQTLLELETDKAVVAIPSPSAGKVKEIRVAEGDTAEVGAVIAVLEDSGAASAPDKEPEQEDAPTATEQSAAEQPQAEEPQQKTAAAPPTQTAAAQPATKAEVDLHSVRRNELVAPAAPSVRRIARELGVDIYQVQGSGPGGRISEDDVRAFVRQSMQQLTGGGQAVSAAEFRGLHAQRTLPDFSKWGEVSRESLSKIREITADAMGYAWSTIPMVTQYDKARIDDLEAFRTRYNKESATEVKLTMTAILVKVCAVALKAFPHFNSSLDLAAKELVLKQYVHIGVAVDTPNGLMVPVIQDADQKGIVAIAEDLSELAAKTRERKVSPAELEGGTFTISNLGGIGGTAFTPIVYAPQVAILGVSRTAIEPVWNGQEFVPGQLMPLSLTYDHRVIDGADGARFLRFICAALEQPLKLLM, from the coding sequence ATGTCATTAGAGGTTGTAGTTCCGGAAGTTTCCGAAGGCGTGACCCAGGGCACCGTGGTTTCCATTGCCGTTGCTGTCGGCGACGAGGTGGAGGCGGATCAGACCCTGCTTGAACTGGAAACCGATAAGGCTGTGGTTGCCATCCCGTCCCCCAGCGCTGGCAAGGTCAAGGAAATCCGTGTCGCAGAAGGGGATACCGCTGAGGTCGGCGCAGTGATTGCGGTCCTTGAAGACAGCGGCGCCGCTTCGGCCCCGGACAAAGAGCCGGAGCAGGAGGACGCGCCGACGGCAACAGAACAGAGTGCTGCAGAGCAGCCCCAGGCTGAGGAGCCGCAGCAGAAGACCGCTGCCGCTCCCCCGACCCAAACCGCCGCAGCGCAACCGGCGACCAAGGCTGAGGTTGATCTGCACAGTGTCCGCCGCAACGAGTTGGTTGCCCCAGCGGCGCCGTCGGTCCGCCGGATCGCCCGCGAGCTGGGAGTCGATATCTATCAGGTCCAGGGCTCCGGTCCCGGTGGCCGCATCAGTGAAGACGATGTGCGTGCTTTTGTGCGTCAGTCGATGCAGCAGTTGACCGGTGGCGGGCAGGCCGTTTCAGCGGCCGAGTTCCGCGGCCTGCATGCGCAGCGGACGCTGCCCGATTTCAGCAAATGGGGGGAGGTCTCCCGTGAGTCCCTCAGCAAAATTCGCGAAATCACCGCCGATGCCATGGGTTACGCCTGGTCGACCATTCCCATGGTCACCCAGTACGACAAGGCCCGCATCGATGATCTGGAAGCCTTCCGTACCCGCTATAATAAGGAGTCGGCCACGGAGGTCAAGCTGACTATGACCGCCATCCTGGTCAAGGTCTGCGCTGTCGCCCTCAAGGCGTTTCCCCATTTCAACAGCAGTTTGGATCTGGCGGCCAAGGAGCTGGTTCTCAAGCAATACGTGCATATCGGGGTGGCTGTGGATACGCCCAACGGCCTGATGGTTCCGGTGATTCAGGATGCCGACCAGAAAGGGATTGTTGCTATTGCTGAAGATCTTAGTGAGTTGGCTGCAAAAACCCGCGAACGCAAGGTCTCTCCAGCCGAGCTGGAAGGGGGAACTTTCACCATCAGTAACCTTGGTGGGATCGGTGGAACCGCCTTTACGCCTATTGTCTATGCCCCCCAGGTGGCCATCCTCGGGGTTTCCCGGACGGCCATTGAGCCGGTCTGGAATGGCCAGGAATTTGTCCCCGGCCAACTGATGCCGCTCTCCCTGACCTATGATCATCGGGTCATCGACGGGGCTGACGGTGCGCGTTTCCTGCGTTTTATCTGTGCTGCGCTGGAACAGCCGCTCAAGCTGTTGATGTAG
- the mltA gene encoding murein transglycosylase A — MKKLILLSVVLVVLAGCLGPEPEQGPVSAEFSPLLPVSWEQVQGWSYDQPAAAFGAFLKSCRAVGKRAQWQQVCAEAARLDPVTDAEARTYFETYFQPYQVQNEDGSSAGLITGYYGPELAGSRVPTEEYRYPIYRQPDDLLTIDLSAVYPELGRYRLRGRIEGNRVVPYFDRDEIDNGVNPLAGQELFWVKDPVDLFFLHIQGSGRIRLPDGERVMVNYANQNGYPYRSIGRLLLDRGEMTSDQMSMQNIRRWVAENPAAGKELLAENPSYVFFRELPDSYQYPPGALGVSLTPLRSLAVDPHVIPLGAPVFLATTFPGTDYPLQQLMVAQDTGGAISGQVRADFFWGMGDDAGKVAGQMKQQGQLWVLLPKEAPQTEPLQSRTESSSQHRETASE, encoded by the coding sequence ATGAAAAAATTGATCCTTCTTAGCGTTGTGCTGGTTGTGTTGGCTGGTTGCCTGGGTCCGGAACCGGAGCAGGGCCCTGTCAGCGCCGAGTTCAGCCCGTTGCTTCCGGTGTCCTGGGAGCAGGTGCAGGGCTGGTCCTATGATCAGCCGGCTGCGGCTTTCGGGGCTTTTTTGAAAAGTTGCCGGGCGGTCGGCAAGCGCGCCCAATGGCAGCAGGTCTGTGCCGAAGCCGCCAGATTGGACCCGGTCACCGATGCCGAAGCGCGGACCTACTTCGAAACCTATTTCCAGCCTTATCAGGTGCAGAATGAAGACGGCAGCAGCGCCGGCCTGATCACCGGCTACTACGGCCCGGAACTGGCCGGCAGCCGGGTGCCGACCGAAGAATACCGCTATCCCATCTACCGCCAGCCTGACGATCTGCTGACCATCGACCTTTCGGCCGTTTATCCAGAGCTGGGCCGTTACCGGCTGCGCGGGCGGATTGAGGGGAACCGGGTGGTGCCCTATTTCGACCGCGATGAAATCGACAACGGGGTGAATCCGCTGGCCGGCCAGGAGCTGTTCTGGGTCAAGGACCCCGTCGACCTGTTTTTTCTGCACATCCAGGGCTCCGGGCGCATCCGTTTGCCTGACGGTGAGCGGGTGATGGTGAACTACGCCAATCAGAACGGCTATCCTTATCGCTCCATCGGGCGCCTGTTGCTTGATCGCGGCGAGATGACCAGCGACCAGATGTCGATGCAGAATATCCGTCGCTGGGTTGCAGAGAACCCCGCTGCCGGGAAGGAGCTGCTGGCCGAGAACCCCAGTTATGTTTTTTTTCGCGAACTTCCCGACAGTTATCAATACCCTCCGGGCGCCTTGGGGGTGTCCTTGACGCCACTCCGCAGTCTGGCCGTCGACCCGCACGTGATTCCGCTGGGAGCGCCGGTGTTTCTTGCCACCACTTTTCCGGGCACCGATTACCCACTGCAGCAGCTGATGGTCGCCCAGGATACCGGTGGCGCCATCAGCGGCCAGGTCAGGGCTGATTTTTTCTGGGGAATGGGGGATGATGCCGGCAAAGTCGCCGGGCAGATGAAGCAGCAGGGGCAACTCTGGGTTCTGCTGCCGAAAGAGGCTCCGCAGACCGAGCCGTTACAGAGTCGAACCGAGTCATCGTCGCAGCACAGGGAGACAGCAAGTGAGTGA
- a CDS encoding GntR family transcriptional regulator → MKALKRTQSLTERAYATLRKAIINADFMLGEPLSETLLAASLGISKSPVREALAQLKAEGLVTIIPQKGTFVFTLTPKELIDLIQMRYILESAALRLAFERCHAELVGRLRQTLQAMQRHLEHDEQDLYLQLDAVFHDVPFELCANDYLRDAHQRQIAGKQAALRLRSARQPKHTEKTFAHHRRLVELLEQGGLEEALQLLAAHFSTSEKFYIDNLNKMAVSTASSTRKARLLKEG, encoded by the coding sequence ATGAAAGCACTGAAACGCACTCAAAGCCTGACTGAGCGGGCTTATGCAACGTTGCGCAAAGCCATTATAAACGCCGACTTCATGTTGGGGGAGCCGCTCTCGGAAACCTTGCTGGCCGCGTCCCTCGGGATCAGCAAGTCTCCGGTGCGGGAGGCCCTGGCGCAGCTGAAAGCGGAGGGGCTGGTGACGATCATTCCGCAAAAGGGCACCTTCGTGTTCACCCTGACCCCGAAAGAGCTTATCGATCTCATCCAGATGCGCTATATCCTTGAGTCCGCCGCCCTGAGGCTGGCTTTTGAACGCTGTCACGCCGAGCTGGTCGGGCGGTTGCGGCAGACTCTGCAGGCCATGCAGAGGCATCTGGAGCATGATGAGCAGGATCTCTATCTGCAGTTGGACGCTGTCTTTCATGATGTCCCCTTCGAGCTCTGCGCCAACGACTACCTGCGTGATGCCCATCAGCGTCAGATCGCCGGCAAACAGGCGGCTTTGCGCCTGCGCAGCGCCAGACAGCCGAAACATACCGAGAAGACCTTTGCGCATCATCGCCGACTGGTGGAACTCCTGGAGCAGGGTGGGCTCGAGGAAGCGTTACAGCTGCTGGCCGCGCATTTTTCAACCTCGGAAAAATTCTATATTGACAACCTGAATAAAATGGCGGTCTCTACCGCCTCTTCCACCCGCAAGGCCAGGCTGCTGAAAGAGGGTTGA
- the aceE gene encoding pyruvate dehydrogenase (acetyl-transferring), homodimeric type — protein sequence MTDKNERKTAEFIEIENQEWRESLDYVLKEQGPERVRQLLRQLQVRAQEQGVSIPFTANTPYINTIPASQQPVFPGNREIERRIKSIIRWNAMAMVVRANRESSGIGGHISTFASVATLWEIGFNHFWRGRTDDFLGDMVYFQGHAAPGVYSRAYLEGRLSEQDLEHFRRELGPHGGLSSYPHPFLMPNFWEFPTVSMGLTAITAIYQARFNHYLVDRGLRKRSGRKVWAMLGDGEMDEPESLGAITLASREKLDNLIFVVNCNLQRLDGPVRGNGKVVQELEAAFRGAGWNVIKVLWSGDWDPLLDADEKGLLVKRMDEVLDGEMQRYTPNNGAHIRKDFFGKDPELLEMVKQYSDERLGALKRGGHDPVKVYAAFKAAYEHKGSPTVILAQTIKGYGLGEAGEGKNITHSQKKLNEEELKEFRTRFNIPISDDDIAKAPFYKPDEDSPEIRYLKERRQALGGSLPRRFDGSRPMACQTDWLVQEYLGGSGDRELATTMAFVHLLAKLLKDDEVGKLIVPIVPDEARTFGMESLFRQAGIYSHAGQLYEPVDKSSLLYYNERKTGAILEEGLSEAGSMASFIAAGTAYSNNQVQTIPFYAFYSMFGFQRVGDLIWQACDCRARGFLVGATAGRTTLAGEGLQHQDGHSHVLALAPTKIKAYDPAFAFELALIVQEGLNRMYCHQEDLIYYLTVTNETYRMPAMPKDKDVKEGVLKGMYRFSKGKQKKGQPKVHLLGSGSILNEAIEAQQLLAEKFAISADVWSVTSYKEIYQNAVEAERWNLLHPQETPRKPYLQQLLEKEEGIFIAASDYMKVLPASIAQWLPGPLHCLGTDGFGRSDGRKELRDFFEVDARYIATAALYQLARAGQGSQDDVARAIKEFAINPEKLNPHQD from the coding sequence ATGACCGACAAGAACGAGCGAAAAACAGCAGAGTTTATTGAAATTGAGAATCAGGAGTGGCGGGAATCGCTGGACTATGTCCTCAAAGAGCAGGGCCCAGAACGGGTCAGACAGCTCCTTCGCCAGTTGCAGGTGCGCGCCCAGGAACAGGGGGTCAGTATCCCCTTTACCGCCAATACTCCCTATATCAATACCATCCCGGCCAGCCAACAGCCGGTGTTCCCCGGCAACCGCGAAATTGAGCGGCGCATCAAATCGATCATCCGCTGGAACGCCATGGCCATGGTAGTGCGGGCCAACCGCGAATCCTCCGGGATCGGTGGGCACATTTCGACCTTTGCTTCGGTCGCGACTCTCTGGGAGATCGGTTTCAACCACTTCTGGCGCGGCCGCACCGACGATTTTCTCGGTGATATGGTCTATTTCCAGGGGCATGCCGCTCCCGGCGTCTATTCCCGAGCCTATCTGGAGGGGCGGTTGTCCGAACAGGATCTGGAACATTTTCGCCGCGAACTGGGTCCCCACGGGGGACTGTCGTCCTATCCCCATCCGTTTCTGATGCCGAACTTCTGGGAATTCCCGACCGTTTCCATGGGACTGACGGCGATTACCGCGATTTATCAGGCCCGCTTTAATCACTATCTGGTCGATCGGGGGTTGCGGAAACGGAGCGGCCGCAAGGTCTGGGCCATGCTTGGCGACGGGGAGATGGATGAGCCGGAATCTCTCGGCGCTATTACTCTGGCGTCCAGGGAAAAACTGGATAACCTGATCTTTGTCGTCAACTGCAACCTGCAGCGTCTTGACGGGCCGGTGCGCGGCAACGGCAAGGTGGTGCAGGAGCTGGAGGCTGCTTTCCGCGGGGCGGGCTGGAACGTTATCAAGGTGCTCTGGAGCGGTGACTGGGATCCGTTGCTGGATGCCGATGAGAAAGGCCTGCTGGTCAAGCGGATGGATGAGGTCCTGGACGGCGAGATGCAGCGTTATACGCCCAATAACGGCGCCCATATCCGCAAGGACTTTTTCGGCAAAGACCCGGAACTGCTGGAGATGGTCAAACAATACAGCGACGAACGCCTCGGTGCCCTCAAGCGCGGCGGGCATGATCCGGTCAAGGTCTATGCCGCCTTCAAAGCCGCCTATGAACACAAAGGCTCACCGACGGTGATCCTGGCCCAGACCATCAAGGGCTACGGCCTCGGCGAAGCCGGCGAAGGGAAAAATATCACCCACTCCCAGAAGAAACTGAACGAGGAAGAACTGAAAGAATTCCGGACCCGTTTCAATATCCCCATCAGCGATGACGATATCGCCAAGGCCCCCTTTTACAAGCCTGACGAAGACAGTCCTGAAATCCGCTATTTGAAAGAACGGCGTCAAGCTTTGGGCGGGTCGCTGCCGCGGCGGTTCGATGGCAGCCGCCCCATGGCCTGCCAGACCGACTGGCTGGTGCAGGAATACCTCGGTGGTTCCGGTGACCGGGAACTGGCGACGACTATGGCCTTTGTCCACCTGCTCGCCAAACTGCTCAAGGATGACGAAGTGGGCAAGCTGATCGTCCCCATCGTCCCGGATGAAGCCCGGACTTTCGGTATGGAGTCGTTGTTCCGCCAGGCCGGTATCTACAGCCATGCCGGACAATTGTACGAGCCGGTCGACAAGAGCAGCCTGCTCTATTACAACGAACGGAAAACCGGTGCGATCCTCGAAGAAGGCCTCAGCGAAGCGGGCTCCATGGCCAGCTTCATTGCCGCCGGCACCGCCTATTCCAACAACCAGGTGCAGACCATTCCGTTTTATGCCTTTTATTCCATGTTTGGCTTCCAGCGGGTCGGCGATCTGATCTGGCAGGCCTGCGACTGCCGTGCCCGCGGCTTCCTGGTCGGCGCGACCGCCGGACGCACCACCCTGGCCGGAGAAGGGCTGCAGCATCAGGACGGGCACAGTCATGTCCTGGCCCTGGCCCCGACCAAGATCAAAGCCTACGATCCGGCTTTCGCTTTTGAACTGGCGCTGATCGTTCAGGAAGGGCTCAACCGGATGTACTGTCACCAGGAAGACCTGATCTATTACCTGACTGTGACCAACGAGACTTACCGGATGCCGGCGATGCCCAAGGATAAAGATGTCAAGGAAGGCGTTCTGAAAGGGATGTATCGCTTCAGTAAAGGCAAGCAGAAAAAAGGCCAGCCCAAGGTTCATCTCCTCGGCAGCGGTTCCATCCTTAACGAGGCGATTGAAGCCCAGCAGTTGCTGGCAGAGAAGTTTGCGATCAGTGCTGATGTCTGGAGTGTGACCAGCTATAAGGAGATCTATCAGAATGCTGTTGAAGCCGAGCGCTGGAACCTGCTGCACCCGCAGGAAACGCCGCGCAAGCCTTACCTGCAGCAATTGCTGGAGAAAGAGGAGGGAATCTTCATTGCTGCGTCGGATTACATGAAAGTGTTGCCCGCGTCCATTGCCCAATGGCTGCCCGGCCCGCTGCATTGTCTGGGCACCGACGGCTTCGGCCGCAGCGACGGACGCAAAGAACTGCGCGATTTCTTTGAAGTCGATGCCCGTTATATCGCCACGGCGGCACTCTACCAGCTGGCCCGGGCAGGGCAGGGCTCGCAGGATGACGTTGCCCGGGCGATCAAAGAGTTTGCGATTAATCCAGAAAAATTGAACCCGCATCAGGACTAG
- a CDS encoding NUDIX hydrolase: MSDEQPRHVLVVSCLIRNEAEQLLLVKHHIRGWELPQGRVEEGEKLIFALSRETLEETGVTISHARLAVIWSKISAPAAVIFCFTARYASGELTPSEETPAVEWCTVEEARRRICHPVNRDRFLALMEHEGGVQLRSYQTGPYRVLN; the protein is encoded by the coding sequence GTGAGTGATGAACAACCCAGACATGTCCTGGTGGTCAGCTGCCTGATCCGCAATGAAGCGGAGCAACTGCTGCTGGTCAAACATCATATCCGTGGCTGGGAACTGCCCCAGGGGCGAGTCGAAGAAGGGGAAAAACTGATTTTCGCCCTCAGTCGGGAAACCCTGGAAGAAACCGGGGTCACCATCAGCCATGCCCGGCTGGCCGTGATCTGGTCCAAGATTTCCGCGCCGGCCGCCGTGATTTTCTGCTTTACGGCGCGCTATGCTTCGGGGGAACTGACTCCCAGCGAAGAAACCCCTGCTGTGGAGTGGTGCACGGTTGAGGAAGCGCGCCGCCGGATCTGCCATCCGGTCAACCGTGATCGCTTCCTGGCGCTCATGGAGCATGAAGGCGGGGTCCAGCTTCGCAGCTATCAGACCGGTCCGTATCGGGTCTTGAACTGA
- a CDS encoding FAD-binding oxidoreductase, translating into MSEAFIQELKTLLGPEGLLLESAEIAPFLKENRGLYQGVSCAVVRPTSAEEVAAVVKCCARHQVTITPQSGNTGLCGGAVADGGILLNMGRMNKIREIDPLNGTITAEAGCIMADLQAAAKAEDLMFTLSCPSEKECQLGGNLSTNLGGLNVVRYGNTRDLVLGLEVVLPSGDIWRGLRGLRKDNAGYDLKHLFIGAEGTLGVITAATLKLFPYPKVRVTAMVAAPGIHELMELFVTVRNRFADHLAGFEIIPRNAIDLVHAFDSSLLEPFPERHPWYGLIELNATDPGLDLQTPLQNLLSELNCPARCAANAAEASALWAVRHAISEAQTAAGASIKHDVSLPLNRLADFMVEATRQVLAHLPSVFVCGYGHAGDGNVHFNLTQPKDMPAADFNAQHHAFNRIVHDIVHGMGGSIAAEHGVGRLKAAELKHYKDPVEYAMMLQIKRLFDPANRFNPDKVFSCAE; encoded by the coding sequence ATGAGTGAAGCATTTATCCAGGAACTTAAAACCTTGCTCGGCCCGGAGGGGCTGTTACTAGAGAGTGCCGAGATAGCCCCCTTTCTTAAAGAGAATCGTGGCCTTTATCAGGGCGTCAGCTGCGCCGTGGTCCGACCGACCTCGGCCGAAGAGGTGGCGGCAGTTGTTAAATGCTGCGCCAGGCATCAGGTCACCATTACGCCCCAGTCCGGCAATACCGGGCTATGCGGCGGAGCCGTCGCCGACGGCGGAATTTTGCTCAACATGGGGCGGATGAACAAGATCCGTGAAATCGATCCGCTCAACGGCACCATCACCGCCGAAGCAGGCTGCATCATGGCCGACCTGCAGGCGGCGGCCAAAGCCGAAGATCTCATGTTCACCCTGAGCTGCCCGTCCGAAAAAGAGTGCCAGTTGGGCGGCAACCTGTCCACCAACCTCGGCGGACTGAACGTGGTCCGCTACGGCAATACCCGTGACCTGGTCCTGGGACTGGAAGTGGTGTTACCTTCGGGGGATATCTGGCGTGGCCTGCGCGGCCTGCGCAAAGACAACGCCGGCTATGACCTCAAGCACCTGTTCATAGGTGCGGAAGGAACCCTCGGAGTGATTACTGCGGCGACTCTCAAGCTGTTCCCTTACCCAAAAGTCAGGGTCACCGCCATGGTTGCCGCTCCCGGCATTCATGAACTGATGGAGCTGTTCGTCACGGTACGCAACCGCTTTGCCGATCACCTGGCCGGTTTCGAGATCATTCCACGCAACGCCATCGACCTTGTTCATGCCTTTGACAGTTCCCTCTTGGAGCCATTCCCCGAGCGCCATCCCTGGTACGGCCTCATCGAACTGAACGCCACCGATCCGGGACTGGATCTGCAGACCCCGCTGCAAAACCTGTTGAGCGAGTTGAACTGCCCGGCCCGTTGCGCTGCCAACGCGGCGGAAGCCAGTGCCCTGTGGGCGGTGCGCCATGCCATCTCCGAAGCCCAGACCGCGGCCGGCGCTTCCATCAAGCATGATGTTTCGTTACCCCTCAACCGCCTGGCCGACTTCATGGTCGAGGCCACCCGGCAGGTGCTGGCCCATCTGCCCAGTGTGTTTGTCTGCGGCTACGGGCATGCCGGCGACGGCAATGTCCATTTCAACCTGACCCAGCCCAAAGACATGCCGGCTGCGGACTTCAACGCCCAGCACCATGCCTTTAACCGGATCGTCCATGATATCGTTCACGGCATGGGTGGCTCCATTGCGGCGGAGCACGGCGTCGGCCGGCTGAAAGCGGCCGAACTGAAGCACTATAAGGATCCCGTGGAATACGCCATGATGTTGCAGATCAAACGGCTCTTTGATCCAGCGAACCGGTTCAACCCGGACAAGGTGTTCAGCTGCGCAGAATAA